The following are encoded in a window of Salinibacter grassmerensis genomic DNA:
- a CDS encoding bifunctional response regulator/alkaline phosphatase family protein, giving the protein MSSPQILWVDDEIDLLRSHVMFLEEKDYEVSTVANGADAVDLVEQRPFDVVLLDEQMPGMEGLETLDAIKDERPNLPVVLVTKSEEEDLMEAALGNQISDYLTKPVNPSQILLTCKRLLEQSQIRKEALSQQYLQSFNQISQQLRGSLSPHEWIDLYQTLVEYDLELTDDEGARQVFQDQFEEANREFGVFVEEHYPDWMARVDEAPGPTRPVLSHEVVPEFVLPETGDEPVVFFVIDCLRYDQWLEIAELLRPHYTVDTDFYMSILPTATPYSRNAIFGGMLPIDLVDRFPKAWQTGEESEHSRNQYEDALLRHQLDQHHRDDLSIRYDKLITSEDGQQLAQDAANLTQHDLSAVVVNFIDILAHSRSESDVLKELAPDEEAYRALTRTWFEHSWLLDMLRALSNTDCTVVLTSDHGAVRSLQSTKVIGDRETSTALRYKYGSNLKCDEDDAIFVREPEQFGLPSYGMNTTYLLAKEDYYFVYPTNFHHYENLYRDTLQHGGASMQEMILPVATLRPKE; this is encoded by the coding sequence ATGAGCAGTCCACAAATTCTCTGGGTCGACGACGAGATCGACCTCCTCCGCTCGCATGTGATGTTTTTGGAGGAGAAGGACTATGAGGTCTCCACCGTGGCGAACGGGGCCGACGCGGTCGACCTGGTGGAGCAGCGCCCCTTCGACGTGGTGCTACTTGACGAGCAGATGCCGGGCATGGAGGGGCTGGAGACCCTTGACGCCATCAAAGACGAGCGGCCCAACCTGCCGGTGGTGCTCGTGACGAAGAGTGAGGAGGAGGACCTGATGGAGGCGGCCCTCGGCAACCAGATCAGCGACTACCTCACCAAGCCCGTCAACCCCAGCCAGATCCTCCTCACCTGCAAGCGGCTGCTGGAGCAGTCTCAGATTCGGAAGGAGGCCCTCTCCCAGCAGTACCTGCAGTCGTTCAACCAGATCTCCCAGCAGCTCCGCGGCTCCCTCTCTCCCCACGAGTGGATCGACCTCTACCAAACCCTGGTGGAGTACGACCTGGAGTTGACGGACGACGAGGGCGCCCGGCAGGTCTTTCAGGATCAGTTCGAGGAGGCAAACCGCGAGTTCGGGGTGTTCGTTGAGGAGCACTACCCGGACTGGATGGCGCGCGTCGACGAGGCGCCCGGCCCAACCCGACCCGTCCTGTCCCACGAGGTGGTGCCCGAGTTCGTGCTGCCGGAAACGGGCGACGAGCCGGTCGTTTTTTTCGTGATCGACTGCCTGCGGTACGACCAGTGGCTCGAAATTGCCGAGTTGCTCCGGCCGCACTACACCGTCGACACGGACTTCTACATGAGCATCCTGCCCACGGCCACCCCCTACTCCCGCAACGCCATCTTCGGCGGCATGCTGCCGATCGATCTCGTCGATCGCTTCCCGAAGGCGTGGCAGACCGGAGAGGAGAGCGAGCACAGCCGCAACCAGTACGAGGACGCCCTGCTCCGCCACCAGCTCGATCAGCACCACCGCGACGACCTAAGCATCCGCTACGACAAGCTCATCACGAGCGAGGACGGACAGCAGTTGGCCCAGGACGCGGCCAACCTCACGCAGCACGACCTCAGCGCCGTCGTCGTCAACTTCATCGACATTCTCGCTCACAGCCGCTCCGAGTCGGACGTCCTGAAGGAGCTCGCCCCCGACGAAGAGGCCTACCGGGCCCTCACGCGCACCTGGTTCGAGCACTCCTGGCTTCTCGACATGCTGCGGGCTCTGTCCAACACAGACTGCACGGTCGTCCTCACCAGCGACCACGGCGCCGTTCGCAGCCTGCAGTCGACGAAGGTGATCGGCGACCGCGAGACCTCCACGGCCCTCCGCTACAAGTATGGGAGCAACCTGAAGTGCGACGAGGACGACGCCATCTTCGTCCGGGAGCCGGAGCAGTTCGGGCTGCCCAGCTATGGGATGAACACGACCTACCTCCTGGCCAAGGAAGACTACTACTTCGTGTATCCCACCAACTTTCACCACTACGAGAACCTCTACCGGGACACCCTGCAGCACGGCGGGGCCTCCATGCAGGAGATGATCCTGCCGGTCGCGACACTTAGGCCGAAGGAATAG
- a CDS encoding O-methyltransferase, producing MSTQSIGLSDELHEYLLSASLREPEVMQRLRAETADHPQSNMQIAPEQGQFLQFLVQLIGARRTIEVGVFTGYSALAVASTLPPTGTLVACDVSEEYTEVARRYWGEAGVADRIDLRIAPAEETLAALIDDGQDGTFDFAFIDADKKGYDTYYEQSLKLLRPGGVVALDNVFRSGRVTDPDVEDESVRAIQRLNEKIHDDERVDLSMLPLADGVTLAMKR from the coding sequence ATGTCCACTCAGTCGATCGGCCTGTCGGACGAGCTGCACGAGTATCTCCTGTCCGCATCCCTGCGTGAGCCCGAGGTGATGCAGCGTCTCCGGGCGGAGACGGCCGATCATCCCCAGTCAAACATGCAGATTGCCCCAGAGCAGGGGCAGTTCTTGCAGTTCCTCGTCCAGTTGATTGGGGCCCGTCGCACGATCGAAGTCGGCGTCTTTACCGGCTACAGCGCGCTTGCCGTAGCGTCGACCCTGCCCCCGACGGGCACCCTCGTTGCCTGCGACGTGAGCGAAGAGTACACGGAGGTGGCGCGTCGGTACTGGGGGGAGGCCGGCGTGGCCGATCGCATTGACCTGCGCATCGCCCCCGCCGAGGAGACGCTTGCGGCGCTGATCGACGATGGGCAGGACGGGACCTTCGACTTCGCGTTCATCGACGCGGACAAGAAGGGCTACGACACCTACTACGAGCAATCGCTAAAGCTGCTGCGGCCCGGCGGGGTCGTTGCGCTCGACAATGTGTTTCGCAGCGGACGGGTCACCGACCCCGATGTGGAGGACGAGAGCGTACGGGCCATTCAGCGCCTCAACGAGAAGATACACGATGACGAGCGCGTGGACCTGAGCATGCTCCCACTGGCCGACGGTGTGACCCTGGCGATGAAGCGGTGA
- a CDS encoding class II D-tagatose-bisphosphate aldolase, non-catalytic subunit — MHAPASDGPLRAAAHAEGKPPTAVLARLLLGPFSDPSRPGTRHTLLAVCPSSKAVTRAALLAAQEAHTPLLYAATLNQVDRDGGYTGWTPGSLRDFVGDEADRLGVEVPVFLGLDHGGPWAKDAHANAELSPDAAMTEAKRSVTACIKAGYDLLHLDPAAGPPGAPSDSLPLDTLVDRTTTLLRHAEATRRESDRPPLAYEVGTDEARGGLQSADRVRTFLRRLHMALDAHGLPSPTFVVGNLGTRLDSDDLDADRARRFVAAAEESGTLVKGHYTDDVAPLSDYPLSGVGGANVGPGLSAVEAKAVRALAGLESRLGHDSRMVDTLRAAVVESGRWTKWLRTDEQGTAFTDLSPDRQRWLVNTGSRYVWTDPDVRAARTALYEHVAPYRDADTFVLWRLKTALLRYMHAFNLVGLADQLAEALPEDPS, encoded by the coding sequence ATGCATGCGCCTGCCTCTGATGGCCCACTCCGTGCCGCCGCCCACGCTGAGGGAAAGCCGCCCACGGCGGTACTTGCCCGCCTGCTGCTCGGCCCTTTCTCCGATCCGAGTCGGCCTGGCACCCGCCACACCCTTCTGGCCGTGTGCCCCAGTTCAAAGGCCGTGACCCGGGCCGCTCTGCTCGCCGCACAAGAGGCCCACACGCCGCTCCTTTACGCCGCCACCCTCAACCAAGTGGACCGTGATGGGGGCTACACTGGCTGGACGCCCGGTTCGCTCAGGGACTTCGTGGGGGACGAGGCCGATCGGCTCGGCGTTGAGGTTCCGGTGTTTCTCGGTCTCGACCACGGCGGGCCCTGGGCCAAGGACGCCCACGCCAACGCGGAACTGTCGCCCGACGCGGCGATGACGGAGGCCAAACGCTCCGTGACGGCGTGCATCAAGGCCGGGTACGACCTGCTTCACCTCGACCCCGCCGCGGGCCCACCCGGTGCCCCCAGCGACTCGCTCCCGCTCGACACGCTCGTGGACCGGACGACGACCCTGCTCCGGCACGCCGAGGCCACGCGGCGGGAGAGCGACCGACCGCCCCTCGCCTACGAGGTAGGCACCGATGAGGCCCGAGGGGGACTGCAGTCCGCTGACCGGGTGCGGACCTTCCTCCGCCGCCTCCACATGGCGCTTGATGCCCACGGCCTGCCGTCTCCTACTTTTGTCGTGGGCAACCTCGGCACGCGGCTCGACTCCGACGATCTTGATGCGGACCGGGCGCGGCGCTTCGTGGCGGCCGCCGAGGAAAGCGGCACGCTCGTGAAGGGCCACTACACCGACGACGTAGCCCCGCTCTCCGACTATCCTTTGAGCGGGGTGGGCGGGGCCAACGTGGGCCCGGGCCTCTCGGCTGTCGAGGCGAAGGCGGTCCGGGCGCTCGCTGGGTTGGAGTCGAGGCTGGGCCATGACTCTCGCATGGTCGACACGCTCCGAGCGGCCGTCGTCGAGAGCGGACGCTGGACGAAGTGGCTCCGGACGGACGAGCAGGGGACCGCCTTTACGGACCTCTCCCCGGACCGGCAGCGCTGGCTCGTGAATACGGGCAGTCGTTACGTGTGGACCGACCCGGACGTGCGGGCCGCCCGCACCGCCCTCTACGAACACGTGGCGCCGTACCGCGACGCGGACACGTTTGTGCTGTGGCGGCTCAAGACGGCCCTCCTCCGCTACATGCACGCCTTCAACCTCGTCGGCCTTGCCGATCAACTGGCAGAGGCCCTCCCCGAAGATCCGTCCTGA
- a CDS encoding TonB-dependent receptor, translating to MTLRYVSTLFLACLAWGLVAVGPAQAQQAATLTGSVEDANGAPLPGANVVLLDSDYGTATGATGEYTITDIEPGTYTVRVTFIGYQAVERGLTLNAGTRTRSRFTLERAPLQGEGVTVTVGSRARDMAAEDMAVPVDVYGTEEIQLAGAFETGRILKQIAPSVSFPQNTLSDGMDALRSFTMRGLSPDQTLVLINGKRRHKSALVNRLGGGVAGGSSPIDINAIPANAIKRMEVLRDGASSQYGSDAIAGVVNIRLKNEPLDPTVETRLGGYVTDPYPNDGTMYSVRPSFGVALGDEGGYLNFFGEYRLRTPTNRAGPSGTNPDFSFPWPTSGATDEVADTDDDGFYEVTQKNRTVGQPNFHWGDGRSENYLLWVNGAYPVANLNAEQPTEVYATGGYSYRKGKGQGFYRHDLDNGNWQQIHPDGFLPNFENPINDYSVSVGVRGVLSGWNYDLNVQRGLNDFQYNITNSINASYGPRQSGNQTDFYAGAVSLAQSHVQLDVDRGYEVGFDSPLNVAAGAVFRGDTYQIESGEEASYAGFEDAPWEINQNGSAPPAGAQVFPGFRPSQEVGETRTNIGAYVDLEANVLEPLLINVAGRFENYSDFGSTFDWKVASRLDATDWLSLRGTAQTGFRAPNQAQKFFSKVSTTFINNQPFQTGIFPVNSNVGNALGIPDLKEETSFNLSGGIILEPIERLQISADYFNIQIDDRIILSDDLGADKVVEILRKQNTGAATASFFSNSIDTETQGIDLTTKYAMLLADGIQLQLRGGFNWTDTEITGGPRTPRELGQEFGEEILPPENQRALTEGSVPNTTTKLTARLATESFSVSLRGNRYGEQLVADDTPSDEYTMGPEYIFGAEVGYSPFQNDQVNLAVGVDNLFDVYPDRVSTVNDPFDVILPYPRNSPFGFNGRFVYSRLTVSL from the coding sequence ATGACGCTACGCTACGTTTCAACCCTTTTCCTTGCATGCCTCGCGTGGGGACTCGTCGCGGTGGGGCCGGCGCAGGCCCAGCAGGCCGCTACGCTCACCGGGAGCGTCGAAGACGCGAACGGGGCGCCCCTGCCGGGCGCCAACGTTGTGCTCCTCGACAGCGACTACGGGACGGCCACCGGTGCGACCGGAGAGTACACGATCACGGACATCGAGCCGGGGACGTACACTGTCCGTGTTACGTTCATTGGCTACCAGGCGGTCGAGCGTGGTCTCACTTTGAACGCCGGCACGCGGACGCGGAGCCGGTTTACACTGGAGCGCGCTCCCTTGCAGGGCGAGGGCGTAACCGTCACCGTGGGGTCCCGGGCCCGCGACATGGCCGCGGAGGACATGGCGGTGCCGGTAGATGTCTACGGGACGGAGGAAATTCAGCTTGCGGGTGCCTTTGAGACGGGCCGCATTCTAAAGCAGATTGCGCCGTCCGTCAGCTTTCCGCAGAACACCCTTTCCGACGGGATGGATGCGCTTCGGTCGTTTACGATGCGCGGTCTGAGTCCCGATCAGACGCTCGTCTTGATCAACGGGAAGCGTCGTCATAAGTCGGCGCTCGTGAACCGTCTTGGGGGTGGGGTGGCGGGGGGCTCCAGTCCAATTGACATCAATGCTATTCCGGCGAACGCCATCAAGCGAATGGAGGTTCTGCGAGACGGGGCCTCCTCGCAGTATGGCTCCGACGCGATCGCAGGTGTGGTCAACATCCGGCTGAAGAACGAACCGCTGGATCCGACGGTCGAGACTCGCCTTGGCGGATACGTCACCGATCCGTATCCGAACGACGGGACGATGTACAGCGTGCGTCCGTCCTTCGGTGTGGCGCTCGGCGACGAGGGCGGGTACCTTAACTTCTTCGGCGAGTACCGGCTACGGACCCCGACGAACCGCGCCGGTCCGTCGGGGACCAATCCGGACTTCAGCTTCCCGTGGCCCACCTCTGGGGCGACGGACGAGGTGGCCGACACCGACGACGACGGCTTCTACGAGGTCACGCAGAAGAACCGAACGGTCGGGCAGCCCAACTTCCACTGGGGCGACGGGCGCTCCGAAAACTATCTCCTTTGGGTTAACGGTGCCTACCCGGTGGCTAACCTCAATGCTGAGCAGCCCACGGAGGTCTACGCAACGGGCGGGTACAGCTACCGGAAGGGGAAAGGCCAGGGCTTTTACCGTCATGATTTGGACAACGGCAACTGGCAGCAAATTCACCCGGATGGGTTTCTGCCCAACTTCGAGAATCCGATCAACGACTACTCGGTATCGGTGGGCGTGCGCGGTGTGTTGAGTGGATGGAACTACGACCTGAATGTCCAGCGCGGCCTCAACGACTTTCAATATAACATTACCAACTCGATTAACGCGAGCTACGGGCCCCGCCAGTCGGGCAACCAGACCGACTTTTACGCCGGAGCAGTGAGCCTGGCACAGTCTCATGTGCAGTTGGACGTGGACCGTGGGTACGAGGTCGGGTTTGACTCGCCCTTGAACGTCGCTGCCGGGGCCGTCTTCCGGGGGGACACCTACCAGATTGAATCCGGAGAGGAAGCCTCATACGCCGGGTTTGAGGATGCTCCGTGGGAGATCAACCAGAACGGATCGGCCCCGCCCGCCGGCGCTCAGGTTTTTCCGGGCTTCCGGCCCTCACAGGAGGTCGGCGAGACGCGAACCAACATCGGTGCGTACGTGGATCTGGAGGCCAACGTGCTGGAGCCGCTCCTGATCAATGTGGCTGGACGTTTCGAAAACTACAGCGACTTCGGATCGACGTTTGACTGGAAGGTGGCCTCTCGGCTCGACGCGACCGACTGGCTGTCGCTCCGAGGGACGGCCCAGACGGGCTTCCGCGCCCCGAATCAAGCACAGAAGTTTTTCTCCAAGGTCTCTACGACCTTCATCAATAATCAGCCCTTCCAGACCGGTATTTTTCCGGTGAATAGCAACGTCGGGAATGCGCTCGGCATCCCCGATCTCAAGGAGGAGACGTCGTTCAACCTCAGTGGGGGAATCATTCTGGAGCCCATCGAGCGGCTCCAGATCTCTGCCGACTACTTCAACATCCAGATTGACGACCGAATCATTCTGTCCGACGATCTCGGGGCGGATAAAGTCGTCGAGATTCTCAGGAAGCAGAACACGGGGGCAGCCACGGCGAGCTTCTTCTCCAATTCCATTGACACGGAGACGCAAGGCATCGACCTCACGACCAAGTACGCCATGTTGCTTGCCGACGGGATTCAGCTTCAACTCCGTGGCGGATTCAACTGGACGGACACCGAGATTACGGGAGGGCCCCGAACCCCGAGAGAACTAGGACAAGAGTTCGGCGAGGAGATTCTTCCGCCGGAGAACCAGCGTGCGCTGACGGAGGGAAGCGTCCCCAACACCACGACGAAGCTTACGGCCCGGCTTGCGACCGAGTCCTTTAGCGTTTCGCTTCGCGGAAATCGGTACGGCGAGCAGCTCGTCGCGGACGATACGCCGAGTGACGAATACACGATGGGGCCAGAGTACATCTTTGGGGCGGAGGTCGGGTACAGTCCCTTTCAGAACGACCAGGTCAACCTCGCCGTGGGGGTAGACAACCTCTTCGATGTCTATCCGGACCGCGTGTCGACAGTCAACGATCCGTTTGACGTGATTCTCCCCTACCCGCGGAACTCACCGTTCGGCTTCAACGGCCGCTTCGTGTACAGTCGGCTCACGGTTTCTCTATAG
- a CDS encoding fasciclin domain-containing protein, whose amino-acid sequence MIDFASLLRRGRFVGVGLLVFTFILTGCDAFTDQDLGDSNPQSPTIAEYIQEVRVFGTLETAVTEAGLTGTLENDGVTVFAPTDDAFGPIDTADLLADGNDDLLTEVLTYHVVPQEIKVREGENALGAGATRTYETLEGDSVTVRVTESSVTVNGVAVSNADADASNGVVHVTEGLLLETADAVDRAELTSQFRILKKLVDRAELASTLRGMGPSSSDGLTLFAPTNEALLGALDQNDNGRVDDGEIPSNAADILQYHVLDDVFFVDDVPTSATDVPTLEGSNVTVQRLEQDSAPDSVTVDGNPVTLPDAKVENGVIHGIETVLMP is encoded by the coding sequence ATGATCGACTTCGCCTCTCTTCTTCGTCGCGGACGCTTTGTCGGCGTTGGACTACTCGTGTTCACCTTCATCCTGACGGGGTGTGACGCCTTCACGGATCAGGATCTAGGCGACTCGAATCCCCAGTCGCCCACGATTGCGGAGTACATTCAGGAGGTGCGCGTTTTTGGCACCCTTGAGACGGCCGTGACGGAGGCGGGACTTACCGGCACACTGGAAAATGATGGAGTAACGGTTTTTGCGCCAACGGACGACGCGTTCGGCCCGATTGACACGGCCGACCTCTTGGCTGATGGGAACGACGACTTGCTGACTGAGGTGCTCACCTACCACGTCGTTCCGCAGGAGATTAAGGTCCGAGAGGGGGAGAATGCCCTCGGTGCGGGAGCCACCAGAACCTACGAAACCCTAGAGGGCGACAGTGTTACCGTGCGGGTCACCGAAAGCAGTGTAACGGTCAATGGAGTCGCGGTCTCGAACGCCGATGCGGATGCTTCCAACGGCGTGGTGCACGTGACGGAGGGTTTACTTTTGGAGACGGCCGACGCCGTGGACCGGGCCGAATTGACATCCCAGTTCCGCATCCTCAAGAAGTTGGTTGATCGGGCCGAGCTTGCGAGTACGCTCCGGGGGATGGGACCGAGCTCCAGTGATGGGTTGACGCTCTTTGCTCCTACGAATGAGGCGCTTCTGGGGGCACTCGATCAAAACGACAACGGACGCGTTGATGACGGCGAGATTCCCAGCAATGCGGCAGACATTCTGCAGTACCATGTTCTCGACGATGTTTTCTTCGTCGACGACGTGCCCACCTCGGCCACAGATGTGCCCACCCTGGAGGGATCGAATGTCACTGTCCAGCGACTTGAGCAGGACAGTGCTCCGGATTCTGTGACTGTGGACGGCAATCCGGTCACGCTTCCGGACGCAAAAGTGGAAAACGGGGTCATTCATGGGATTGAGACCGTCCTGATGCCTTGA
- a CDS encoding BatA domain-containing protein, whose product MSFLNPLALLAMAAVAVPLFLHFFNLRQPRTVEFSSLAFVKELKESAVQRVRIKEWLLLALRMLAIASLVMAFAQPTLTSTIGSMGASAPTAHAVVVDNSLSMATDGPGGAYFDQAVQKAQGVLGTVGEDDEVLLWPTARSDARPPEPTANTGVARQSLAELEPQAGARSLAQAVGRAAEAVGQADAPRAVVHVVSDLQASTLGDSVATNVPDGVQAQLIPVETRAQANVGVTDVTVTSRIAEVGQPVQLEATLTNHGSDPLTDYVASVYLAGDRVAQATTTLEPGLEKTVSFTVTPQTRGWLDGAVATEDDDFPVDDRHHFSLHVPEERRVLLVRGEGQDTRYLDLALSSEMVADQIAFRTTAIDEGELASAELGRYDTVLLAGPRSLSSGEVDALTRFVDRGGGLLFFPNAQARPEDYNALLGGLNAGSFRGFSGALSEEQTVASFERVDLRHPLFEGIFQEQRREEASVERPDLHYVMNFRPSGQAGQTLIELSNGRPFLHEVRHGSGRLLLTAVAPTRAWSDLPVRGLFVPLLYRSVYYLSATTSVAGEQLVAGRPAELRVTGVPPEASVRLQGPDGIEVTPDQRTLFGATLVQVGGTLTAPGLYDVQAGSTRVRRVAVNVNPSESNLQAATPEDASERLGTATGTSVRAVAAAAPDDLEETLRTRRAGTELWNVFLLLALAFLAAEMLVASQWAPETTS is encoded by the coding sequence GTGTCGTTCCTCAACCCCCTTGCGCTCCTGGCGATGGCGGCGGTGGCGGTGCCGCTGTTCCTACACTTCTTCAACCTGCGCCAGCCGCGCACCGTGGAGTTTAGCTCGCTGGCGTTCGTGAAGGAACTGAAGGAGTCGGCGGTGCAGCGGGTCCGCATCAAGGAGTGGCTGTTGCTGGCCCTCCGCATGCTGGCCATTGCCTCCCTCGTGATGGCGTTTGCCCAGCCCACGCTCACGAGCACGATTGGGAGCATGGGGGCGTCGGCCCCCACCGCCCACGCGGTCGTCGTCGACAACTCGCTCTCGATGGCGACGGACGGGCCCGGCGGGGCGTACTTCGACCAGGCGGTCCAGAAGGCCCAGGGCGTGCTGGGGACCGTAGGGGAGGACGACGAGGTGCTCCTCTGGCCGACGGCCCGGAGCGACGCGCGGCCGCCGGAGCCGACGGCGAACACGGGCGTGGCGCGGCAGTCGCTCGCGGAACTGGAGCCGCAGGCCGGGGCGCGGTCGCTCGCACAGGCGGTGGGGCGGGCGGCCGAGGCGGTGGGCCAGGCGGACGCGCCGCGGGCGGTCGTCCACGTGGTGAGCGACCTGCAGGCCAGCACCCTCGGCGACTCGGTCGCGACGAATGTCCCCGACGGTGTTCAGGCACAGCTGATTCCCGTCGAGACGCGGGCGCAGGCCAACGTCGGCGTCACGGACGTCACCGTCACCAGCCGCATCGCCGAGGTGGGCCAGCCGGTACAACTGGAGGCGACGCTCACCAACCACGGGTCGGACCCGCTTACCGACTATGTGGCGAGCGTCTACCTCGCGGGCGACCGGGTGGCCCAGGCCACGACGACGCTAGAGCCGGGCCTGGAAAAGACGGTCTCGTTTACGGTCACGCCCCAAACGCGGGGCTGGCTGGACGGGGCGGTGGCGACGGAGGACGACGATTTCCCGGTCGACGACCGGCACCACTTCTCTCTACACGTGCCGGAGGAGCGGCGCGTACTGCTGGTGCGGGGGGAAGGACAAGACACACGCTACCTCGACCTCGCCCTTTCGTCCGAGATGGTGGCAGACCAGATTGCCTTCCGCACCACCGCAATTGACGAGGGCGAGTTGGCCTCGGCGGAGCTCGGCCGCTACGATACGGTGCTCCTCGCGGGGCCCCGGTCCCTGTCGAGCGGAGAGGTCGACGCCCTTACCCGCTTCGTTGATCGCGGGGGCGGCCTGCTCTTCTTTCCTAACGCCCAGGCCCGCCCCGAAGACTACAACGCTCTGCTTGGGGGGCTCAATGCCGGGTCGTTTCGGGGATTCAGCGGGGCCTTGTCGGAGGAGCAGACCGTGGCCTCGTTCGAACGGGTGGACCTGCGGCATCCGCTTTTTGAGGGTATCTTTCAGGAGCAGCGCCGGGAGGAGGCGTCTGTGGAGCGGCCGGACCTCCACTACGTCATGAACTTTCGTCCGTCGGGGCAGGCGGGGCAGACCCTCATTGAGTTGTCCAACGGCCGTCCATTTCTGCACGAGGTGCGCCACGGAAGCGGGCGACTGCTGCTGACGGCTGTGGCGCCCACCCGGGCGTGGAGCGACCTGCCCGTCCGCGGGCTCTTCGTGCCGCTTCTCTACCGGTCGGTGTATTACCTCTCCGCCACCACCTCTGTGGCGGGGGAGCAACTGGTGGCCGGCCGGCCGGCCGAACTGCGGGTGACAGGCGTTCCCCCCGAGGCATCGGTTCGCCTTCAAGGGCCCGATGGCATCGAAGTGACGCCCGACCAGCGCACCCTCTTCGGGGCGACGCTCGTGCAGGTAGGGGGTACCCTGACCGCGCCGGGCCTCTACGACGTGCAGGCTGGCTCGACGCGGGTCCGGCGGGTGGCCGTGAACGTCAACCCGTCCGAATCGAACCTCCAGGCAGCGACTCCGGAGGACGCCTCGGAACGGCTGGGAACCGCGACGGGGACATCGGTGCGGGCGGTGGCCGCGGCAGCCCCCGACGACCTCGAAGAGACCCTCCGCACCCGGCGGGCGGGCACGGAGCTCTGGAACGTGTTTTTGCTTCTGGCACTAGCCTTTCTCGCGGCGGAGATGCTCGTCGCCAGCCAGTGGGCCCCCGAGACGACGTCGTGA
- the hflX gene encoding GTPase HflX: MFTPEHKTEDAETAIIAGVITPQESRWEVRDHLNELEHLARTAGADVTDRLTQSLNSPSPATFIGSGKVKELARLTKERDSDLVIFDDELSPVQVKNIEKKIDCKLLDRTGLILDIFASRAQTRAAKTQVELAQLGYLRSRLTRRWTHLSRQEGGIGTKGPGEKQIEMDRRIIDKRMAKLREKLDEIDQQRTTQRKGREGYATASLVGYTNAGKSTLLNALADEDLEAEDRLFATLDATTRTVELDSNKEVLMSDTVGFIRKLPHRLIESFRSTLDEVRESDVLIHVVDVTHPNYEEQMRVVSETLGELEARDKPTLLVFNKIDAMEDRTLLRRLRRNHPDAVFASALRGIGLETLREDLLGLIEQDYVERVAYIPVSEPEVIAQVHRLGDVVEESYEFAENGGLESLNGEVEGAQAVARIHFRAAPRNDARLREALDPLGALRPAENEEPVLDA, from the coding sequence TTGTTTACCCCTGAGCACAAGACCGAAGACGCTGAAACGGCCATCATCGCCGGGGTCATTACGCCCCAAGAGTCGCGCTGGGAAGTGCGCGACCACCTCAACGAGCTCGAACACCTCGCCCGCACGGCCGGGGCCGACGTGACGGACCGTCTGACGCAGTCGCTGAACAGCCCCAGCCCGGCCACCTTCATCGGCTCCGGAAAGGTGAAGGAGCTGGCGCGCCTCACGAAAGAGCGGGACTCGGACCTGGTCATTTTCGATGATGAGCTGTCGCCCGTTCAGGTCAAAAACATCGAGAAGAAGATTGACTGCAAGCTGCTCGACCGGACGGGGCTCATCCTCGATATTTTTGCCAGTCGGGCGCAGACGCGGGCGGCGAAGACGCAGGTAGAGCTTGCACAGCTCGGCTACCTTCGCTCCCGGCTTACACGACGCTGGACCCACCTCTCGCGGCAGGAAGGGGGAATCGGGACGAAGGGACCCGGCGAGAAGCAGATCGAGATGGACCGTCGCATCATCGACAAGCGCATGGCAAAGCTGCGCGAGAAGCTTGACGAGATCGATCAGCAGCGCACGACCCAGCGCAAGGGACGCGAAGGATACGCCACCGCCTCCCTCGTCGGCTACACGAACGCGGGCAAGTCCACCCTTCTCAACGCCCTGGCCGACGAGGATCTTGAGGCCGAAGATCGTCTCTTCGCTACGCTCGACGCGACGACCCGCACTGTGGAGCTGGACTCGAACAAGGAGGTCCTGATGTCCGACACGGTCGGGTTCATCCGGAAGCTGCCCCACCGCCTCATCGAGAGCTTCAGAAGCACCCTCGACGAGGTGCGCGAGAGCGATGTGCTCATCCACGTGGTGGACGTGACGCATCCAAACTATGAGGAGCAGATGCGGGTGGTGTCCGAGACCCTGGGCGAGCTGGAGGCCCGCGACAAGCCGACCCTCCTGGTGTTCAACAAGATCGACGCGATGGAGGATCGGACCCTGCTCCGCCGCCTGCGACGCAACCACCCGGACGCGGTGTTTGCGTCGGCCCTCCGCGGCATTGGTCTGGAAACGCTAAGGGAGGACCTCCTTGGTCTCATCGAGCAGGACTACGTGGAGCGGGTGGCGTACATTCCGGTGAGTGAGCCGGAGGTCATCGCGCAGGTGCATCGCCTCGGCGACGTTGTGGAGGAGAGCTACGAGTTTGCCGAAAATGGAGGATTGGAATCGTTAAACGGGGAGGTGGAAGGCGCCCAGGCCGTGGCCCGGATCCATTTCCGGGCCGCCCCACGCAATGATGCCCGTCTCCGGGAGGCGCTGGATCCCCTGGGAGCCCTCCGGCCGGCCGAGAATGAAGAGCCGGTTCTGGACGCCTAA